From Girardinichthys multiradiatus isolate DD_20200921_A chromosome 3, DD_fGirMul_XY1, whole genome shotgun sequence, the proteins below share one genomic window:
- the wnt4b gene encoding wingless-type MMTV integration site family, member 4b — protein sequence MPTVSPVNLTAPFLLLLLLLLCTTYTTMATNWLSLARLPRSRAVSGAAPCARLRGLTPGQVGVCRARGEVMESVRKAAEMVIEECQHQFRNRRWNCSTTPRGINVFGRVMNQGTREAAFVHALSSAAVAVAVTRACTRGELERCGCDRKVRGISPEGFQWSGCSDNLSYGVAFSQTFVDEPERAKGLSAGRPLMNLHNNEAGRKAILHNMQVECKCHGVSGSCELKTCWKVMPPFRRVGAVLKERFDGATEVRLTRIGSKPALLPRDPYVKPPAARDLVYLAPSPDFCHHDPDNGIPGTAGRRCNGTSRLAPDGCELVCCGPGYRAGRAEVVQRCSCKFSWCCSVRCQQCKNTVTIHTCRV from the exons ATGCCAACTGTCTCACCTGTCAATCTTACGGCACCATTCCTCctcctgttgctgctgctgctatgCACCACCTACACCACCATGGCAACCAACTGGCT CTCCCTGGCGAGGCTGCCTCGCTCCAGGGCCGTGTCTGGTGCTGCTCCATGTGCACGGCTGAGGGGGCTGACCCCAGGGCAGGTGGGGGTGTGCAGGGCACGAGGGGAGGTTATGGAGTCCGTACGCAAAGCAGCAGAAATGGTCATAGAAGAG TGCCAGCATCAGTTCAGGAATCGCCGCTGGAACTGCTCCACCACGCCACGTGGGATCAATGTATTTGGAAGAGTCATGAACCAAG GCACTCGTGAGGCGGCTTTTGTGCACGCTCTATCTTCAGCGGCTGTGGCAGTGGCTGTGACCCGAGCTTGCACCCGAGGCGAGCTGGAGAGGTGTGGTTGCGACAGGAAGGTCAGAGGCATCAGCCCTGAAG GCTTCCAGTGGTCAGGGTGCAGTGACAACCTGTCCTATGGTGTGGCTTTCTCTCAAACCTTTGTGGACGAACCTGAGCGGGCCAAGGGGCTGTCAGCGGGGCGCCCACTCATGAACCTCCACAACAACGAGGCTGGTCGAAAG GCCATCCTTCACAACATGCAGGTAGAGTGTAAGTGCCACGGCGTCTCCGGCTCCTGTGAGTTAAAAACCTGCTGGAAAGTCATGCCCCCATTCAGACGGGTCGGTGCTGTGCTCAAGGAACGCTTTGATGGAGCGACAGAG GTCCGATTGACTCGTATTGGGTCTAAGCCAGCTTTGCTTCCTCGTGACCCCTATGTCAAACCCCCTGCTGCCAGAGACCTTGTGTATCTCGCACCCTCCCCAGATTTCTGCCACCATGACCCAGATAACGGCATCCCTGGGACTGCTGGAAGAAGGTGTAATG GGACGTCCCGGCTGGCACCAGATGGCTGTGAGCTGGTGTGCTGTGGTCCTGGGTACAGAGCAGGCCGGGCCGAGGTGGTGCAGCGCTGCTCCTGCAAGTTTTCTTGGTGCTGCTCAGTCCGTTGTCAGCAGTGCAAGAATACCGTCACCATTCACACCTGCAGAGTTTGA